A DNA window from Hordeum vulgare subsp. vulgare chromosome 1H, MorexV3_pseudomolecules_assembly, whole genome shotgun sequence contains the following coding sequences:
- the LOC123404030 gene encoding uncharacterized protein LOC123404030 — protein MASFTRAICLVVEENLKMFEGEFKHVIRVDLKPTATTEEDQGTGFMSTKYQLAVAAAKELGLLDQAYNRLKEKHDQLQYYAYGCDDGVISKDLAIHVRYPIVHQIGNMLSTNKYFLVAENLQWSFEPGSLTRDCGLPPPEWTDSLWCISATSHEAYKKSKLERDQLVSIDKDEYVAVLTLSAMHQSAEHILNMTRQESKEYWHHIALKCFHYAMAIFAKHSVVAATAITSDELIHQWAAQGILPGMCFIKEEETSTISSKCSHMHRVGRVILEAFQKYSLLQLPFSPAAEAYEAFNTGAQFFLYHGLIAEGITDDELFDDNKEWISFSGDHGCHVSREWLSPGETKGATALILRGCSHQSAILPKLDHFLPKLCFLRVLDLSYTPLKSLHSSIGCLQNLRLLSVRGCHDLKTLSSSSTTSAIDSSTHISSYSPLSTLYQLEILDTNGVPFSQLTQDMANRKSNLIYLDMSNSKITTFPPNFFKDMSNLEDLILVTCPNLVELPPSMAFLSNLTTLEVTRTQIKYFPQKIFEEMQKLQSLKLIENKNLISLTRPLSRIQGIKLEGHPSLTSFMLIGAPHVRSLSLRGCRKLESAEINNLGALEELDLSGTAIMDLPSDIPNNLQLRRLLLVHVPSLRRFPWHELERLPDVFYLDHWSEGNANHSNQVSQVCVTDPRFFHSFRDNAVNSVRDGRFFQSFYIQVAPCITYTRQLQDEEGRLDSKLEEFLRNQSTYVDVYNRYFAKEIAIASPISSPLHRTERHMEITGTQTAIDGLQYVLSVTKSINVSCDTAIDCFPEKFNFHELEECELRWCHKMIGVLDGTRGLKKLRNMHVCNLKRLVWFSAVYYSFDFNRLKHLHLEDCPRLKHVVPHTATLPCLKTLDILFCYNLKTIFISIYTKDDTYYQLPSLQRIRLQELPLLEHFHNKDATITTPVWNELHVRGCWSLRRLPRLQGRQPKTMKVNGERSWWRKLEWGSPLHRNSYDPKLPPEFASFDERAEMSSYLR, from the coding sequence ATGGCTTCATTCACTCGAGCCATATGCCTGGTCGTGGAGGAAAACCTTAAGATGTTCGAAGGAGAATTCAAACACGTGATAAGGGTGGATCTTAAGCCCACGGCAACGACAGAGGAAGACCAAGGAACAGGCTTCATGAGCACCAAGTACCAACTGGCCGTCGCTGCAGCAAAGGAGCTTGGCCTGCTTGACCAAGCATACAACAGGCTCAAAGAAAAGCATGACCAGCTACAGTACTATGCCTATGGGTGCGATGATGGTGTTATCTCTAAAGATTTGGCTATTCATGTGCGGTATCCTATAGTTCATCAAATTGGCAATATGTTGTCAACCAACAAGTATTTTCTAGTGGCTGAGAACCTCCAGTGGTCATTTGAGCCTGGAAGTCTTACACGGGATTGCGGGCTTCCTCCGCCCGAGTGGACAGATTCTTTATGGTGCATCTCGGCAACTTCTCATGAAGCCTACAAGAAGAGCAAGTTAGAACGTGACCAATTAGTATCCATTGACAAAGATGAATATGTTGCGGTGCTTACACTCTCTGCAATGCATCAATCGGCGGAGCACATACTCAACATGACCCGTCAAGAAAGCAAGGAGTATTGGCATCACATAGCCTTGAAATGCTTCCACTATGCTATGGCGATCtttgcaaagcattcagtagtggCAGCGACAGCTATCACTTCAGACGAGCTCATCCACCAATGGGCCGCCCAAGGCATCTTGCCTGGTATGTGCTtcataaaagaagaagaaaccagcaccatcagcagcaAGTGTTCCCATATGCATCGAGTTGGAAGGGTCATCCTTGAAGCGTTCCAGAAGTACTCTTTGTTGCAGCTACCTTTTTCTCCTGCTGCTGAAGCTTATGAAGCCTTCAATACCGGCGCACAATTCTTTCTATATCATGGCCTCATTGCGGAAGGCATCacagatgatgaactctttgatgacAACAAGGAATGGATTTCATTCTCTGGTGACCATGGATGTCATGTAAGCCGAGAATGGTTGAGCCCAGGGGAAACAAAGGGGGCAACTGCACTTATTCTAAGAGGCTGCTCACATCAGTCGGCCATACTTCCCAAGCTGGACCATTTCTTGCCCAAACTTTGTTTTCTCCGTGTTCTTGATCTCTCCTACACTCCACTAAAATCACTCCATTCTTCCATTGGTTGTCTACAGAACCTTCGGTTGCTCTCAGTTAGAGGCTGCCATGATCTCAAAACTCTTTCCAGTTCATCCACAACAAGTGCCATAGACTCGTCAACACATATTAGTTCATATTCACCATTGTCCACTCTATACCAGCTTGAAATTCTTGATACGAATGGAGTTCCGTTTTCTCAACTGACCCAAGACATGGCCAACCGCAAGAGCAATTTGATATACCTCGACATGTCCAATTCCAAAATAACTACTTTTCCTCCCAATTTTTTCAAGGACATGTCAAATCTTGAAGATCTTATTCTTGTCACATGCCCCAACCTCGTGGAACTGCCTCCATCCATGGCTTTTCTATCCAACCTAACCACCCTTGAGGTCACAAGGACTCAAATAAAGTACTTCCCGCAGAAGATTTTTGAAGAAATGCAGAAGCTACAATCACTAAAGCTCATTGAAAATAAAAACTTGATTTCACTCACAAGACCATTGTCTAGGATCCAGGGTATCAAATTGGAAGGGCATCCTAGCCTTACATCCTTCATGTTGATCGGCGCACCTCACGTAAGGAGCTTGTCTTTGCGTGGATGTAGAAAACTTGAGTCTGCTGAGATCAATAATCTTGGTGCTTTGGAGGAGCTAGATTTGTCTGGTACAGCTATCATGGACCTCCCATCCGACATCCCTAATAATCTCCAGCTTAGGAGATTACTCCTTGTGCATGTTCCTTCCCTGAGGCGATTTCCTTGGCATGAGCTGGAGCGCCTCCCGGATGTGTTTTACTTGGATCATTGGTCAGAAGGAAATGCCAATCACTCTAATCAAGTTAGCCAAGTGTGTGTAACTGACCCCAGGTTCTTTCATAGCTTCCGTGACAATGCTGTGAATTCAGTTAGAGATGGACGGTTTTTCCAATCATTCTATATTCAAGTCGCACCATGCATTACATATACTAGGCAACTACAAGATGAAGAAGGCAGGCTAGATAGCAAGTTGGAGGAGTTTCTGCGGAATCAATCAACATATGTGGATGTATATAACAGATATTTTGCAAAGGAAATTGCAATTGCATCACCCATTTCAAGTCCCCTTCACAGGACTGAGCGCCACATGGAGATCACGGGGACACAAACGGCAATTGATGGTTTACAATATGTTCTAAGTGTCACCAAATCAATAAATGTGTCATGTGACACTGCTATTGATTGTTTTCCTGAAAAGTTCAATTTTCACGAGCTTGAAGAATGTGAGTTACGTTGGTGCCATAAAATGATAGGAGTTCTAGATGGAACTCGAGGCTTGAAAAAACTACGCAATATGCATGTCTGTAATCTCAAAAGGCTAGTTTGGTTCTCTGCAGTGTATTATTCTTTTGACTTCAATAGACTAAAGCACCTGCACTTAGAGGACTGCCCAAGATTGAAGCATGTGGTGCCACATACAGCAACTCTGCCATGCCTCAAGACACTTGACATCCTGTTCTGCTACAACCTCAAGACAATTTTCATCAGCATTTATACAAAAGATGATACTTATTATCAGCTCCCAAGCCTCCAAAGGATACGTCTCCAGGAGCTGCCACTGCTCGAGCACTTCCACAACAAGGACGCTACCATCACAACACCTGTGTGGAATGAGCTCCATGTTCGGGGGTGCTGGAGCCTCCGACGTCTCCCACGCCTACAAGGACGCCAGCCAAAGACAATGAAAGTGAACGGCGAGAGGAGCTGGTGGAGAAAGCTCGAGTGGGGCTCACCCCTACACCGCAACAGCTACGACCCCAAGCTTCCCCCGGAGTTCGCCTCCTTCGACGAGCGCGCCGAGATGAGCAGCTACCTCAGATGA